The stretch of DNA CATACTTACTTAAAAGTATGAGCTACATGTACTTCATACATTTGCAATACATTACAGAATACAGTATCATTGATTTAAAAAACTGCCGAAAATGAAGTACCATACTTACACATGagagtatttatataataaagattatttatgAAGAAGTATAGCAGTTATTAACAATTTAAGGCTatatcaaaagtaaaattatgcatgctgatttataaaaaattaaacactgaaaGATTCAAAGATTTTCCTTAAAGACATAAACACAATAGGTCAATACAGTACAGTTACAAAAAACCAGGCAATGATAACATAACACAGTGCCAAACAACCTGAGAATATAAATAAGGACCAACAATTTTCACTTCAAACACTTTTCAAGGAAAACCCTTCAACATCTTCGCACAATTAATTTTGAAGTACCTGTGGAAGGATTTCCCCTGGAATATCCAATAATTATTACATGTATTGTAAATGTTGAAACTTTAGTTCTTAAGCCTTTTtcactttattacttttcctGCTTTTTAGTTGGAATATATGTCCTCTCTTTTACTTCtgcctttttgtttttagaagCTAAAAATTTGTATTCCTCTTGAAAATAATACAGGGGTAACAACGCTGGATCAGCATTTTGAGACATAAACCACAATACTGTACCCACCAACATCAAGCTCTATTTAGCACCATTTGAAAAGACTGAAGGGCTTGGTCCatttaaacatatttaaataCAACCTATACACAGCACACCCATTTAAGCAGTACACTCAGGTTAAATACTAAAATCCTCAATAAAGTACAGTATGGGCTGAAGAAAAAGGACATCTAAAGTTTGACATTTCTTTGATTTTGcatcaaaaattactttttttgtgcAAGGATATATTTATGggtttgtagctttttttttttgaattgccATAAAACAAAAGTATGTAATACAAAATTCTTTCAAACCTAGGTATACTGATAGTTAGTTATAAGGTTTTGCACATCAGCtaagcagaaataaaattaatgagatCTTAAAAGACACAGGCATTAAAATATCCCAGAAGAATGAGATTTTTCATGCAAATAACTCTAAACTCCAGAAATCCAAATCTCATAATCATCTATTTTGAAGTACAGAGAACGAGCAAAAGAGCCTTCTTGCCTCAGTTCACCGATGTTTTATTAAAAGAGTAATACACTAGCCTTCCAAAGAGGCCAGtcacaaaaacatgaataataaaaggATATCAGAGATTTTAAACTGAACGAAGCCAGTTAGGAATAAAACGAATGCTATTCATGGACAAGGTAAATTTTGCTTCTGACACTTTACCAATAAGCAATTCATTCTCAATTTAAAATTGGAGTAAGTATGgctttatgaaatgattttaaaacagtagttctttcacttttgtttaataattaccatatatataaatgaactttaAAGAATGTAATTACCTTTCTTCAAATACAAAACATGGATATCTTTGTAAGTCTTATGAAGGctataatgtatacagtaaacaccccgtattcgcgttctcacgattcacggactcacgtattcatggattcctctgtggaacatatctacccattattcgcagaaaattcgcagtatttttcactgagaaatattcactaattagtgtattttcatataattttcatgactaaatgcactttttgtgataaaactattaaaatactcaggtataagcatttttagagggtttttcttgtgtttaaactctcaaaataggcagttctaagttttttagaggggggggttTTAAgaatttgcggattttagctatttgcggggggatGCGGTATGCAATCCCCGCAAATATGGGTGGTTTActgtaaagtaaaaattacagACAATGAATAGACTCTTTGAATGCTCCATTGACACTCACCGCTCATAATCTTTGAAAATATTGTAAGTTTTTCCCCcacaaaaataatggaaaagggaaTGTGTAAATGTACTCATACAATTATGATACAATTACCCATAGCATTCATAGTGAGACACTAAAAAGGATATGTTGTATGCAAAATTCTTCTTGGAGTGTTTattagataaaatacaaaaagtgaatatataaataactgcatatgtaattattacacatatataaaaatgaaagtatagcattactgtactattattatttaataaatagtttaactagaccactatGTAATGTTCTCAGGCATCAAAGGGCTGGCCCAAAAAGTTTCATCTTAATACATCAAATCTTATTTACTGAATTACCCCTTCTTAAAGTTTGATTggataaactaaaaatgaacactGTACTACCCCTCACCTACTTGCATCTTTCTCCAAATTCAATAACCATATTGGAGTAACATGTGCAGTAGtagagaaaaaagttaatttcaagATTCACCTTTAAATTCTTTATACTGTATGCTCTTTGGATAGAAATCTGTTCCCATTTACTTCTATTAGGTAGTTTGGCCAGACCAAAAATATTGTTCATAAAAAACCCAGCTAAGTGGTGGGGAATAAGCTCTGCATGATGCCACAGTGCACTGTTAATTGTAATCAGCATTATTTGCAGTAACACTTTTGTATCCTTCTGCAGCACTTTttgacttacttttttttattcccttgtcTTTTCACACATGCTTGTCCAAATCCATCAACTTTCCCTGACCAGAATCAAATTCTTACACTAAGTCCTAAAAGCCTATTGAGGTGACTTGATGTCTGATTAACTTCCTTTAAGCAGTAATATAATActcataaaacaatattttagatttatGCAGTGAactctatctaaaaaaaaatactgtgtatGTCAATATGCTTAAATCTTTAGTTTTAAGTGAAATACATTTGGAATAGGTCCATTCCAAGGACATACTTTCAATCAAGAATTAACTACAGTACTGTAACCACAAATTATTCAATTCATTTAGGCTTAAGTTCTGAGAGCTCAAATACTGTGCCCTGCCACATAATTCATCTCTTAATTCAGATATCATCTAGTATAAAACTTATAAAGCTTGGCCACTTGTTCAATTTCTACACTGTTTGCAGAAAACAACTTTTCAATGGAAACCAGTGGTCAGAACAGCAGCCAAAAAAACTAATATGAGATTAGGACTTCAGCCAAaccagaaacaaaatgaaaaaattatgcataCTAATGAAAAGCAGTTGTGCCAAGTCCCAAGAACTACAAGTCAACTATTCACCAATACAAATCTagagattgactgactgattatacctactaaaactggcatcacaacacccAAGTTATTGACCGGCAACAATGAAGAAGCGCATGACACATGGATAAGCAAGAGTTTTTCCTTCTCTGAAATAAGGTTGTTCCACAATAATAAACATAAGTGATTACTGGTAAATATACTAAATACCTAACCCACATTCTAAAAATGCATCATGTTatcaaatatctaaataaaaaaatttctaaaatctcTGCTAACATCCCTATACATTATCAGCAACTTACTCCTGGATTCTCTCCGTCCCTAACATCACAACATTTATTGTGAAACATCTCTTAAATTAACTTCTTAAATAGCCTATGTTTTCCTTGAGatttgaaatactgtactgtagttggtATTGTTATCTAATGCTGCCttttgaatatgcagtacagagaCTGAAGAGATCAAAATTAAATGCAAGCAAGTCCAATTACAATCaaattttttaagtttctatatttcattattcCACAAATTGATTTAAGTCATTTTTTCTCAGAGGTTTTGGCAAGATAAAACAAATTCCAGAATTCAAACAATGTACCTTTGGCACAATGCATTTGTCAACCAACCCAACTCCCTCTGAGAAATATATTAGCCAACAAAAATCATACCATAAGCCATGAATTATGATCTAACTATTGGCAGACATTCCATAAATGGAACCAGCAAAAGCACTTTATCTGACTTTGTGCaattcagtatttcttttaagctaaaaaaaaaaaaaaaggaataatgagACTGATATtgtaaatgcaagaaaaacacTGTAGATTTTACCTACTACCTTATACTACTTTGAAGATCATTATTACTATATGTTACAGTACCTAAAAGACTACAGAGTTCATTCTTGTAGAGGTTAacataaacatttgtttttaatacaGTACACAAATTAGCTGCAACTCTTACAAAATCTGATGGTTGGATAAGccaaaaacattgaaaattttgaTGGTTCTTTTACTGGAATTGCTTCCAAAACTTGATAATTGCtggttgaaaaaatgaaaatgacaaatcaTATGTTTAGCCATTTGTTTTTACCACGATTGGCACTTGTGGGTTATCCATCGAATAACAAAGGCTTAAATCTGTGTAATAAATCTGAAAAGGAGGTATATTTACTTCAATGCATGCTCTTTGTAAAATGAAGAATCCACCTATCCAACAGCAAGTTTAATCTAcagtttttaaattctttattatcAGTCAATATTCCATGAAGCCTATCTTTATTAATGGTAATAGTTGTAAGCATGGTAAAAAGAGAGCCATTCCAGTGAGTCTGAACTTTATTAGCCTCACTACTGTAATGTAATATGGGCCAGAAAATGAGGACCAGTCTTTCCTTGCGGGTCTAATTAAAAGTTTCTTCACGTTATGAACCTGATGAACTAAAAACCACTTTTGTTAATCCTATGACAATTAACTGCTCTTGTTAATCCTATGATGATTAACTGTAAAAACCAAAAGCTTAACAAGTTCCAAAGTCAGGTATCTCTTTTCAAGTATTTTGAAGAAATCTTGACAAAGATTCATTCTACAAGTTTGGTCACTGCTGCCCTGAAAGCTCTCATTGTTTGTGTCAAAAAATTTCTATTCcaaaaataatcataagaaaGAACTCTGTAGTTAATCTCTGCTGCAGAACAACCTTTTAATCTTACACAGACAAGGTCATCTTTGAAAAACTGGAACTGCTCCTTttacacagaaaagaaaagtttataCATGTCCTTGTGTAAACCGCACAAAGCTTACAGGTGAACAAAACGTTAGAAAAAAATTGTCTAACTTGTGGAGTTTTGATCATTTCAGTGATGGTGCGAACACAGATGACATTCCATCCATCCACTCTAGGTTTAATGCACTCAGCTCACTGTTTGGATGTCTATGAATGAGGGTTCTTATAGAAgcatgtaattttcttttgttacaaatatgTCTACTTTTGGTAAAACCATACTCTTAGAGTATGGAAGTCTGGTAATAAGGTGTAACTCTTTTGGGAGGCTTATCCACGTTCAAGCAGGGATTGTTCTTGAGAAAAAGCCATGTCAAACATACAGTTCAAATTGTATAATGTGTTTGCAACAGTGTAATAGTTCTATTTCTCAAGAGCTGTCCAGAGCAGTGAAATGacctcacacatacacacaggagTGGTGTTTTTCTGGAGGTAGTCTTGATGGTGGTCCCTGCTGAAGCCAATATGTCCCCACAACTAAgtaattttaagtttcatttcaAAGATAATCTGTCAATGCAAACTAATCTTTCAAGGCTACAGAAACAGTCCAACTGCGCACTGCCTGAGTCTGTTATACATATGCTGTGACCTAATACATTAACTGGAATCATGGAAAGTACTGAACCAAATCCTAACCAAGAATCCTAAATATATAATAAGTACACAGAACCACTAATGACTGGATACTAAATTATTTAACTTGAAAGTCTGCAGATACAGCATTCTCTTAAAATCAAGAGGTAAGATGCTAGTCGCTTGAGACTCCAGAGAAGTGGAAAATTCTTCCCCACAGGGGATACAAAGAGAGAATCTGATGCAGGCATATGAACAGTACCAACCCTGTTTTTTCCAACTCAGAGCCTTTCTTATTGGTTAGCACTACAGTATTTGCAAGGCAGTTTAAATCCTGAAATGCCTAACCTTTTGACAATACTGAAGGCACTTGCAAAGCGATAGTTTGTGCTTTGCTTGAAATAGTGCAGTCTAAAACATgaaacataaaacacaaaaacatacaaaaagcacactcaaaattgaattttaaagCTATCATTGCAAACAGTGATATCAGCAGAGTGCCCTAGGTTAGTTGCTATGAAAAATTCTGACAAATAGTTTCTTTATGTATACTGCACAGTACAATATTAGCTATATCAAGAAAGTACATAAAACTTGTTGTAAGTTCACCATAATATGCTCTGTAGAAATCAGTCTCCAAAGTTTGTTATATCAGCAGGGGCCAAAAACCAAATTTCACTTGTACTGTATTGATTAACCTAcaataatacatttaaaatattttgcaactgTATCATGGACGTCAAGtcaaaaaatatctgaatttcaaaaaataaatactgctCTATGCACATTTTGAGATCTATCAGGTACACTCCAAATCATATACTATGTTAGTATGCATCATTTAACAAACCTGATATTACATATTTCGTTGAATGATGTCCGAGCTATTAATGgcaatttcaaacaaaatcaCTCATTTCCACATGACATACTTCTCTcagtgaaaaaacaaatatgaaaaaagtctCATTAATGCAATTACaccaaaatatttcaggaaatttcCATCATAAACCGTAAAATCATTATCACTGGTGTGCAAATCCTTTAAAAATGGTGAGCTACAAACCATTTCAATTCTCCTTGTACATATAAATTGTAATTAGTACATGAACAAGCATGTTCTGAGATGAAAGCTATTCTTTTCCTAAAATACTTCAAGATTCTCATGTATAGTACAAAAAATCCCAAAAGATTTCTTTACTATATGGGATAGTGCTGAATATGATTTATGATTCTACTCTATGCTACAGAGAAAGCAAATGCCACTATTCACATACTAATTCTACATTCTCAGTTACTAACACAATGAGGTATACAAAATCGACACAATTAAGATGCAAGCTGTAGTGAAGTGTCAGTGTACATATGTACAGTGAAATATGACAATGGATCAACAAAATTTCCAATGAACATGTGAATATTAAAGTACATTTGAatcacagtacagtattattaaaatTTGGACGTTATAGTCATGAGTGTGCATGAAGTCCTGGAGCTCCTCACTGTCTTTAGTATTGCACATATAGTActggtaaatttaaaaattacttagtACTATGAACTATGaatcatttattattacattGTACTCAAATACAGATGATGCTTCTCTAATGAAAACTAATTATACCTAATTTTATCCAATAACCAAAATTACTCACTGGATTTCTCATATAGTATATCAaaaggtattttatattttagatatggtaattattattcattttttctgaaaacataTTCACAGAAACACACTACGACTCCGAACAAACAAATTGCTAAATGGAAATATGAGTCTATATAATCCATCACTTCTTCCATCTAGCCAATATTGTGTAATACATATCACTGTAAACTATAGTAGCTCCAGTCATTAAAACAGATACAAATCTTCGTAAGTACCTTTAAAAACACAATCGGATAAACCTAGAAATACTAGCAATCactttagtcataaaaataaaatcaatctttTTATATAACCATGCCTTAGAGCAAACACTCAACAGAGAACAATACAGTATAGGTAATGTATGTATACCTGTAATAACTTGAAACGTCCCAAAAATCATAaaccattttcattaataatgttCCACTTACCGTGTATCTTTTCACTGATAGTGCTTCATTGTAATTCCAATTCCAATGTGTCACTTAAATTTTTTCTCAAGTTTCCCATATCAACAAGGTAAAATTATATTGACCAACTAAAACTATAATGCCCTGAACACATAACTAAACtacttgttcatttgttttatgacaaaaaactgttatttttctttattcacaagaaatattttcttgctAACACTGAGGAagtatgataataaaataatttacttataaataaaatatacatctaaaagtttcaaaatattcagaaTCATGAATGCAATATTTTATATGCTGTTGAAGAAATGTACTGCAATTACAGTTGTATACAAAACAGTAATTATACCTGTACAGTACTTAAAAGTGGAAAGATCATGACAATTGCTTTGAGTTACAAATATTGCTTGCATGATTGTCTAAAACTCTGGGAAGATTGCTTTCATCATCCGAGACAGTACTATTGTTATCACTTCCATGGATAAGATGTCTCTCTGGTTGAAGGGAGAAATCACagatgagagagaaatgatcTGAAGGGTAGGCAAAACTTGGAGCACGGCATGGTCCTAGGTCATCTTCTGTAGGAGCATCAAAACCTCCCTCAACGCAAAGGCTGCTTGGTGTGTAAAAGATATAGTCAATGTTATGGCAACATTCTCCAGATTCCCTGATTTTCCAAGTAGAATAAGAAGGTTCTTCTCCACCATTCAGAACTGCATAAGCTGAATCTAGGCCTGTGGTTTCCTCTGTCATGGTAGAATAAACTGGCTCACTGGGTTCTGCGTTAAAATCTCCACAAACTATAGTTGGATGTGTATTGCAGTGTTGATCTAAAAAGCCCAACAGATCCTTGCCTTGTTCATTTCGGAGACTCGATAACAATGCTCCCTGGCGTGCCTTTAGATGTGTAGTCAATACTGCTATTTGTTTTTCGGTTGATCTTTCCTCAAGGATCAGTAGTATTGCAAcctataaataattaatttaagatgttatgaaaaatcaaagcaaaaaacaTTTATGATGTTTCTAATATACAATCCCTCCCTCATTTTACAGCAGCTCTTAATATAGCATTCACAAAGGCTCATAACAGATATGGAATGACACATATTTTCTATAAGTATCACTGGTGAGTTGGCCCCAGGGTTAC from Macrobrachium rosenbergii isolate ZJJX-2024 chromosome 51, ASM4041242v1, whole genome shotgun sequence encodes:
- the LOC136833139 gene encoding nocturnin-like isoform X5, whose amino-acid sequence is MGSFTSKPRVESEESQDDHVVVPKDLDGPSLLEWVREPIKHLPALLPRTYRKTPTYGEVESPSISAGGTFRVMQWNILAQALGTHADNFVMCPAKALEWNTRRYRILEEIVTHMPHIICLQEVDHYDVMERVLASQGYKGVFMPKPESPCLFLPNNNGPDGCSVFWDDSKFKLIRKETRVVEVWHVQSNQVAILLILEERSTEKQIAVLTTHLKARQGALLSSLRNEQGKDLLGFLDQHCNTHPTIVCGDFNAEPSEPVYSTMTEETTGLDSAYAVLNGGEEPSYSTWKIRESGECCHNIDYIFYTPSSLCVEGGFDAPTEDDLGPCRAPSFAYPSDHFSLICDFSLQPERHLIHGSDNNSTVSDDESNLPRVLDNHASNICNSKQLS
- the LOC136833139 gene encoding nocturnin-like isoform X3, coding for MILRTVGCRMGSFTSKPRVESEESQDDHVVVPKDLDGPSLLEWVREPIKHLPALLPRTYRKTPTYGEVESPSISAGGTFRVMQWNILAQALGTHADNFVMCPAKALEWNTRRYRILEEIVTHMPHIICLQEVDHYDVMERVLASQGYKGVFMPKPESPCLFLPNNNGPDGCSVFWDDSKFKLIRKETRVVEVWHVQSNQVAILLILEERSTEKQIAVLTTHLKARQGALLSSLRNEQGKDLLGFLDQHCNTHPTIVCGDFNAEPSEPVYSTMTEETTGLDSAYAVLNGGEEPSYSTWKIRESGECCHNIDYIFYTPSSLCVEGGFDAPTEDDLGPCRAPSFAYPSDHFSLICDFSLQPERHLIHGSDNNSTVSDDESNLPRVLDNHASNICNSKQLS